The following are encoded together in the Bos mutus isolate GX-2022 chromosome 3, NWIPB_WYAK_1.1, whole genome shotgun sequence genome:
- the PDZK1 gene encoding LOW QUALITY PROTEIN: Na(+)/H(+) exchange regulatory cofactor NHE-RF3 (The sequence of the model RefSeq protein was modified relative to this genomic sequence to represent the inferred CDS: inserted 1 base in 1 codon), whose protein sequence is MIQMEVGKKPTFDLSLLESRTIKEGIDAIQFQEMASTFNPRECKLTKQEGNSYGFFLRIEKDTDGHLVRVIEKGSPAEKAGLQDGDRVLRINGVFVDKEEHMQVVDLVRKSGNSVTLLVLDGDSYEKAMKKQVDLKALGQSQEPSLNDKKAPSVMNGGAQMWMQPRLCYLVKXGGSYGFSLKTVQGQIIKDIDPKSPAEKAGLKNNDLVVAVNGKSVESLDHDSVVEMIRKGGDQTSLLVVDKETDNIYKLAGFSPFFYYQSQELPNGSVKEVPAPTPAPLEVSSPETTEEVGDHKPKLCRLARGEDGYGFHLNAVRGQPGSFVKEVQKGGPADLAGLEDEDVIIEVNGVNMLDESYEKVVDRIQSSGKTVTLLVCGKKAYDYFQAKKIPIVSSMADPLDNDPDPDEGRLEGSEQNSHTAEERERAHSTASHSSSNSEDTEM, encoded by the exons AAATGGCCTCCACCTTCAACCCCCGAGAATGTAAGCTAACCAAACAGGAAGGGAATAGCTATGGCTTCTTCCTGCGAATTGAGAAGGACACTGACGGCCACCTGGTCCGGGTGATTGAGAAGGGTAGCCCAGCAGAGAAGGCGGGTCTCCAGGATGGAGACAGAGTTCTTAGGATCAATGGTGTCTTCGTGGACAAGGAAGAGCATATGCAG gTTGTGGATCTGGTCAGAAAGAGTGGGAATTCAGTGACTTTACTAGTTCTGGATGGGGATTCCTACGAGAAAGCCATGAAAAAGCAAGTAGACTTGAAAGCGTTGGGTCAAAGTCAGGAGCCGAGTTTGAATGATAAGAAGGCGCCCTCTGTGATGAACGGAGGAGCACAGATGTGGATGCAGCCACGGCTCTGCTACCTAGTGA GAGGGGGTAGCTATGGCTTCTCTCTGAAAACTGTCCAAG GTCAAATCATCAAGGACATAGATCCCAAAAGTCCAGCAGAAAAGGCTGGCTTGAAGAACAATGACCTGGTGGTTGCTGTCAATGGCAAGTCTGTGGAGTCCCTTGATCATGACAGTGTGGTGGAAATGATTAGAAAGGGTGGAGATCAGACCTCTCTGCTGGTGGTAGACAAAGAGACAGACAACATCTATAAACTG gctgGCTTTTCTCCATTCTTCTACTATCAAAGCCAAGAGCTGCCTAATGGTTCTGTCAAGGAGGTTCCAGCTCCTACTCCTGCTCCTCTGGAGGTCTCAAGCCCAGAAACTACAGAGGAAGTAGGAGATCATAAGCCTAAACTCTGCAGGCTGGCTAGAGGTGAAGATGGCTATGGCTTTCACTTAAACGCGGTTCGGGGTCAGCCAGGCTCATTCGTCAAAGAG GTGCAGAAGGGCGGCCCTGCTGATCTGGCTGGACTGGAGGATGAGGACGTCATCATTGAGGTGAATGGAGTGAACATGCTGGATGAGTCCTATGAGAAGGTGGTGGACAGAATCCAGAGCAGTGGCAAGACTGTCACACTCTTAGTCTGTGGAAAGAAGGCCTATGATTATTTCCAGGCTAAGAAAATCCCTATCGTTTCCTCCATGGCTGATCCGCTGGATAATGACCCTGATCCTGATGAAGGAAGGCTGGAAGGATCAGAGCAAAACTCACACACGGCAGAAGAAAGAGAACGA GCCCACAGTACAGCCTCTCATTCTTCTTCCAATTCTGAAGACACAGAGATGTGA